One window of the Sphaerochaeta associata genome contains the following:
- a CDS encoding UDP-N-acetylglucosamine--LPS N-acetylglucosamine transferase: MHIALLYVDAGKGHITPARALSDAFQRLGHTTVVENLFATVGAPMINWISKYNWRLQLHFPKMEAKVNARNDSAANAKRVRYVATHSHAVKDFQDWYEQVKPDLIVVPHFLAASIIQPLVDLLQLQVPVFEYAADVVFTPNLGINKHLDRLYICTEIGRELAIRAGQPEHTIRICPFPLKTELMQSKPLSKQDARKKLGLDDCFTVLLNLGGEGIGTTDFLDEVVERNLNWQIITVGELSGSTKLHYKAFKENHPDFPLHTPGFVKNIQDYICACDVQAGKAGANALMESLFLQRPFLISSLLYAAWPTTIFFNRRNVGWVENDVTRQVDILQAYSEDPIQQEAMLQAFAKLPLVFDSDAFARQILDDAAEVRKTKFGIASV; the protein is encoded by the coding sequence ATGCATATAGCACTTTTGTATGTGGATGCAGGGAAAGGGCATATTACACCGGCACGGGCACTTTCCGATGCATTCCAGAGACTCGGCCATACTACTGTTGTAGAGAATTTGTTTGCAACAGTCGGCGCGCCCATGATCAATTGGATCAGCAAGTACAACTGGCGTCTTCAGCTGCATTTTCCCAAAATGGAAGCAAAGGTCAATGCAAGAAACGACTCTGCAGCAAATGCAAAAAGGGTACGGTATGTAGCCACCCATTCTCATGCCGTCAAGGATTTCCAAGACTGGTACGAACAGGTCAAACCCGATCTTATCGTGGTACCCCATTTCCTTGCAGCTTCAATAATCCAGCCGCTCGTAGACTTGCTGCAACTGCAGGTGCCGGTATTTGAATATGCGGCGGATGTGGTTTTCACTCCTAATCTTGGTATAAACAAACATCTCGACCGGCTCTACATATGCACGGAAATCGGCAGGGAGCTTGCCATTCGTGCGGGCCAACCCGAGCATACCATCCGTATCTGCCCCTTCCCACTGAAAACCGAGCTCATGCAGTCCAAGCCGTTAAGCAAGCAGGATGCACGGAAAAAACTGGGTCTCGACGACTGTTTTACTGTGTTGCTTAACCTAGGCGGCGAAGGCATCGGTACCACCGATTTCCTGGATGAAGTGGTTGAACGTAATCTGAACTGGCAGATAATTACTGTCGGGGAGCTCAGCGGCAGTACAAAACTGCATTACAAGGCATTCAAGGAGAACCATCCCGATTTCCCATTGCACACGCCCGGGTTTGTAAAGAACATTCAGGACTATATCTGTGCCTGTGATGTACAGGCTGGGAAAGCAGGAGCAAATGCCTTGATGGAATCATTGTTCCTGCAACGGCCCTTTCTTATCTCAAGCCTGCTCTATGCGGCCTGGCCCACCACCATTTTCTTCAACCGTCGAAACGTCGGTTGGGTGGAGAACGACGTAACCAGGCAGGTGGATATTCTCCAAGCCTATAGCGAGGATCCAATACAGCAGGAAGCGATGCTGCAAGCCTTTGCGAAGCTTCCCTTGGTCTTCGACAGCGACGCCTTTGCGAGGCAGATTCTCGACGACGCTGCTGAAGTAAGGAAAACAAAGTTTGGCATTGCATCGGTATGA
- a CDS encoding efflux RND transporter permease subunit — protein sequence MQLLIKTILRYKLLFLAIVLVCTLFAIILLPQLRLNSEYINLLPPKPEHLEISEDVLSTTTQDSKDVYCLFEGNAIFSMQALNALQGVLAELEAIEGLRPPLSALSFITFQKKGTRLASIALNPNKNNEPFTEESSALFAQRLRTDRIARGLLSTEDGDSLLIQLSFQPDTEYSNEIFDAIAHTLDRLRAYGSISLVGTPLFEERVQQYLTYDLERLLLLCLLVIVLMFFLAFRSKRAVIIPFSLSVIALLWTLAVMVLLDYELTVVNIIVPSMVLILGSSYAIHILSEYFQTIKADNTMEEKEERIILAVGRISKTIFGASLTTIVGFLSLVLCELQAFRELGLAVSIGISFCALLSLIYIPSLLAILPNPKQQHLHRFTHGRISKALHRCSIAFVRAWPIALVLMALLLIGFVAVRDDVRLDTDYLTYFPKDDPLIQRSVAFARKIGGSDPHYITLTAPDDEQDYFFKPEVLKQVFAFESHLLATNEDITHLFSFPRYTAALNEIYQGTYGIPDTPGLILMLSRLLKVASSQFETPMLSSLIRDDGARITITVRSYDSRYQSWESLESVRNLQASIQEGVHLLPEGITIDDWGIGVDALRMGNTIKADQDRSLIISLILVFLLVTVQFRSPLMGLLALIPTMTGIMCNYVLMFLFNIPFDVVTVIFASITIGVGVDAAIHFLIRFKLRQKDHPNMEYAVLLSQTLEETGRPILLSSISLIAGLMMLLFASFIPVKYFGLLLSFALLVTTAATLFILPALMMALEKIRNRVQS from the coding sequence GTGCAGCTGCTTATCAAAACAATTCTGCGCTACAAGCTGTTGTTCCTTGCCATAGTACTTGTTTGTACACTCTTCGCCATCATTCTGCTTCCTCAGCTCCGACTCAACAGCGAATACATCAATCTCCTCCCTCCGAAACCTGAACACCTCGAAATCTCAGAGGATGTTCTTTCCACGACGACTCAAGACTCAAAGGATGTATACTGCCTGTTTGAAGGAAACGCAATTTTTTCAATGCAGGCGTTGAATGCCCTGCAAGGAGTCCTTGCAGAGCTTGAGGCCATAGAGGGGCTCAGGCCTCCTCTCTCGGCACTCTCATTCATCACCTTCCAGAAAAAGGGAACCCGCCTTGCAAGTATTGCCCTGAATCCGAACAAGAACAATGAGCCTTTCACGGAAGAGAGTTCAGCATTGTTCGCACAGCGACTGCGTACAGACAGAATCGCCAGAGGCCTTCTCTCCACTGAAGACGGGGATTCACTGCTGATACAACTCTCCTTTCAACCGGATACGGAATACAGTAACGAGATTTTTGACGCGATTGCACATACGTTGGATCGTCTACGTGCATATGGCAGTATCTCACTGGTCGGAACTCCGCTCTTCGAAGAGCGTGTCCAGCAGTATTTGACCTACGACCTGGAGCGATTGCTTTTACTCTGCCTTCTTGTCATCGTCCTTATGTTTTTCCTTGCCTTCCGTTCCAAGCGTGCGGTAATCATTCCGTTTTCCTTGTCTGTAATCGCGTTGCTCTGGACATTGGCCGTGATGGTTCTGCTGGACTATGAGCTGACAGTGGTCAACATCATCGTTCCTTCGATGGTTCTCATCCTGGGCTCTTCCTATGCAATCCATATTCTCAGCGAATATTTTCAGACCATCAAAGCCGATAATACCATGGAAGAGAAGGAAGAGCGGATCATCCTGGCGGTTGGAAGAATCAGCAAGACAATATTCGGAGCATCCCTGACTACCATCGTCGGTTTTCTCAGCCTCGTTCTATGCGAGTTGCAAGCTTTCCGAGAGCTCGGGCTTGCCGTTTCAATCGGCATCAGTTTCTGTGCCCTCTTGTCACTCATCTATATTCCTTCACTGCTTGCCATCCTGCCGAATCCCAAGCAACAGCATCTACATCGATTCACCCACGGCAGGATCTCCAAGGCGTTGCACCGCTGCAGCATTGCATTTGTACGAGCCTGGCCCATTGCATTGGTACTGATGGCATTGTTACTGATCGGGTTTGTTGCTGTAAGGGATGACGTGAGACTGGATACCGATTACCTGACATACTTCCCAAAGGACGATCCTCTGATTCAGCGTTCTGTAGCATTCGCCAGAAAAATCGGCGGTTCGGATCCCCATTACATCACCCTCACAGCCCCGGACGATGAACAGGATTACTTCTTTAAGCCCGAGGTGCTGAAACAGGTTTTTGCTTTTGAAAGCCACCTGCTTGCCACCAATGAGGATATTACCCATCTGTTCTCATTTCCCCGTTATACAGCCGCCCTCAATGAGATATACCAAGGAACGTATGGAATTCCGGATACTCCGGGTCTCATACTCATGCTCTCCAGACTGCTCAAGGTTGCTTCATCCCAATTTGAAACTCCCATGCTCTCCTCCTTGATTCGTGACGATGGAGCGAGGATTACCATCACGGTACGCAGTTACGACAGCCGCTACCAAAGTTGGGAGAGCTTGGAAAGCGTACGGAATCTTCAGGCTTCCATCCAAGAGGGAGTACATCTTTTGCCTGAAGGCATCACCATCGATGACTGGGGTATCGGAGTGGATGCCTTGCGCATGGGAAACACCATCAAGGCTGACCAAGACCGCTCGCTGATCATATCCTTGATTCTCGTATTCCTCTTGGTGACGGTGCAATTTCGCAGTCCTTTGATGGGATTGCTCGCCCTCATCCCCACCATGACGGGAATCATGTGCAACTATGTGTTGATGTTTCTATTCAATATACCCTTCGATGTGGTGACGGTGATTTTTGCATCGATTACCATCGGGGTTGGTGTCGATGCAGCAATTCATTTTCTCATACGATTCAAACTGCGGCAGAAGGATCATCCAAACATGGAGTATGCAGTGCTGCTCTCCCAAACATTGGAAGAGACAGGCAGACCCATCCTGCTTTCCAGCATCTCCTTGATTGCAGGCCTTATGATGTTGCTGTTCGCAAGTTTCATCCCGGTTAAATATTTCGGCTTATTGCTCTCATTCGCCCTATTGGTCACCACTGCAGCAACCCTGTTCATACTCCCGGCCTTGATGATGGCACTCGAGAAAATCAGAAATAGAGTTCAAAGCTGA
- a CDS encoding Trp family transcriptional regulator, translated as MDTNYEDLIKIFASTTDVKDMQKLLEEMLTPNELKDLLLRWNLMKDLYKGLPQREIAASYGISLCKITRGSKILKQKDSYCKKLLSDRYDDHLHI; from the coding sequence ATGGATACAAACTATGAGGACTTGATCAAGATTTTTGCATCAACCACCGATGTGAAGGACATGCAAAAGCTGCTGGAAGAGATGTTGACTCCGAATGAACTCAAGGACCTTCTGCTCAGGTGGAATCTGATGAAGGACCTCTATAAGGGCCTGCCGCAGCGTGAGATTGCAGCCTCCTATGGTATCTCCTTGTGCAAGATTACCCGCGGGTCGAAGATATTGAAGCAGAAAGATTCGTATTGCAAGAAGTTGCTCAGCGATCGCTACGATGACCATCTTCACATATAG
- a CDS encoding AEC family transporter — protein sequence MAHSLLQVALFLFLIALAHMLKRIGLFTEREGATLSKITLNITLPAAIVASFNTFKLDYSLLVLIFYGILANVVMMTLSYFSMRKESNGLKGYALLCGSTYNVGNFSFPFVQALFGAPALVAASLFDLGNALMTTGFTYSLASTTAGGSKPNTKDLLKKLFTSVPFITYLVMISLSFANLTLPRFLQDWMQTIGKANPIIAMLMIGFMLDIRFQQGWIKKSVVLLIIRYGLATVFAYYFLKHTQFNQVIRVTLALAVFSPISTSSVAFTEKISDQGKLASFTSSLSVMISVLSYFILAPLLS from the coding sequence ATGGCGCATTCATTGTTACAGGTTGCACTCTTTCTCTTTTTGATCGCCCTCGCACATATGCTCAAGCGGATCGGGCTCTTTACGGAAAGAGAAGGAGCGACCCTCTCAAAAATCACATTGAACATCACCTTGCCTGCAGCAATTGTGGCAAGCTTCAACACATTCAAACTCGATTACTCGTTGTTGGTGCTCATATTCTATGGAATCCTGGCCAATGTGGTGATGATGACTCTCTCCTATTTCAGCATGAGAAAGGAGTCGAACGGCTTGAAGGGGTATGCGCTGTTGTGCGGGTCGACCTACAACGTGGGCAACTTCTCATTCCCCTTCGTCCAAGCGCTCTTCGGAGCCCCTGCCTTGGTTGCAGCCTCACTTTTCGATTTGGGCAATGCCTTGATGACCACCGGTTTCACCTACTCGCTGGCTTCCACTACGGCAGGAGGATCAAAACCCAACACCAAGGATCTACTCAAGAAGTTGTTCACCTCGGTTCCTTTCATCACCTATCTGGTGATGATCAGTCTCTCCTTTGCCAACCTCACCCTTCCCCGATTCCTTCAGGATTGGATGCAGACCATAGGAAAAGCAAACCCGATCATCGCAATGTTGATGATCGGGTTCATGTTGGACATACGTTTCCAGCAGGGATGGATAAAAAAATCGGTCGTGCTGCTCATCATCCGATACGGTTTGGCGACGGTGTTTGCGTACTACTTCCTCAAACACACCCAGTTCAACCAGGTCATCCGCGTCACCTTGGCTCTGGCGGTGTTCTCCCCGATCTCTACCAGCTCGGTGGCATTCACCGAGAAAATCTCCGATCAGGGAAAACTCGCTTCCTTCACCTCTTCGCTATCGGTTATGATCAGCGTGCTCAGTTATTTCATCCTCGCACCGCTGCTCTCTTAA
- a CDS encoding aldo/keto reductase translates to MKYLDFFGKRLSQISLGCDHYGKTISEKTALEQLDIYFQQGGTLLDTAHIYGQDKAGGPSTSEMVLGKWLHANNLYGKLTVASKGCHPYKEDMNHSRINEKDMMLDISQSLDHLKTDCLDIWFFHRDNPLMGADEIIDLASLLIDKKLVKHLGVSNWKTDRIEAANIWAKEHGRAPFEISEIQWSLAHCTPQTWGDDTLVCMTEEERTWYEKQNMPVMCFAPQAKGLFSKLLAGKEETLSTTAKRRFLTPRNLALAPKVQALCQRLQVSPAAVAMAYLTSQKNPTIAIAGSSRIEQITETLGGADLTLTEEDLLFLQS, encoded by the coding sequence ATGAAATATCTCGACTTTTTCGGCAAACGTCTCTCCCAAATATCGCTCGGCTGCGACCATTACGGCAAAACAATCAGCGAAAAGACTGCATTGGAGCAACTTGATATCTACTTCCAACAGGGCGGCACCCTGCTGGACACCGCACATATCTACGGGCAGGACAAGGCAGGAGGCCCATCAACCAGCGAGATGGTATTGGGCAAGTGGCTGCATGCAAACAACTTGTATGGGAAACTAACGGTCGCCTCCAAAGGATGCCATCCGTACAAGGAAGACATGAACCACAGCAGGATCAACGAGAAGGACATGATGTTGGACATCAGCCAGAGCCTGGACCATTTGAAGACCGACTGTCTGGACATCTGGTTCTTCCACCGGGACAATCCATTGATGGGGGCCGATGAGATCATCGACCTTGCATCCCTTTTAATCGACAAGAAGCTGGTCAAACACCTTGGAGTCTCCAACTGGAAAACTGATCGCATCGAAGCAGCCAACATCTGGGCAAAAGAGCATGGCAGGGCGCCCTTTGAGATCAGCGAAATCCAATGGAGCCTCGCCCATTGCACACCCCAGACATGGGGGGATGACACCTTGGTCTGCATGACCGAGGAAGAGAGAACGTGGTATGAGAAGCAGAACATGCCGGTGATGTGTTTCGCCCCCCAGGCGAAGGGTTTGTTCTCAAAGCTGCTCGCCGGAAAAGAGGAGACGCTCAGCACCACCGCAAAACGCAGGTTCCTTACCCCCCGAAATCTTGCTTTGGCTCCAAAAGTACAAGCATTGTGTCAACGTCTGCAAGTAAGCCCGGCGGCTGTTGCAATGGCGTACTTGACCAGTCAGAAAAATCCTACGATAGCCATCGCAGGCTCGAGCAGGATTGAACAGATCACCGAGACCTTGGGAGGAGCCGACCTCACCCTGACAGAGGAGGACCTGCTTTTTCTGCAAAGCTGA
- a CDS encoding DUF6675 family protein yields the protein MNRRFLVILLLCLVAVTGLYAANEEVRKTLPHLTEAEYKALEAGEMVYGRTIDGGRISQYFVQGTEAAKRAVSAEQAESGFSIGAVSYIPYSAALKAKQPVDRQLAIFNAIRAISTQEGLTYISWRAGNKEKVLIERSSYMEDSKNLNNLLPDPVATVFPYSEESFVYQRDSSFGGNRYLHTYTNTDEEIFVEISNISNLKVLGLFTAVKSGQLSINMGTYQLQDGLLLVALTSVRDRKPEVSVLGLTVDLPSAFRRRIVALQNWFIDQLATIV from the coding sequence ATGAATAGAAGATTTCTTGTGATATTGTTGCTCTGTCTCGTTGCCGTGACAGGGCTTTATGCCGCCAATGAAGAGGTTCGTAAGACACTTCCTCACCTTACCGAGGCAGAGTACAAAGCCCTTGAAGCAGGAGAGATGGTGTATGGACGTACCATCGACGGTGGAAGAATCAGCCAGTATTTTGTACAGGGGACGGAGGCCGCAAAGCGAGCTGTTTCGGCTGAGCAGGCAGAGAGTGGTTTTTCCATCGGTGCGGTAAGTTACATCCCCTATAGCGCAGCATTGAAAGCAAAACAACCGGTCGATCGTCAGTTGGCGATTTTTAATGCCATCAGGGCCATTTCCACTCAGGAGGGCCTGACATACATCTCCTGGCGCGCCGGCAATAAGGAGAAGGTTCTCATTGAAAGGTCCTCCTACATGGAAGACTCAAAGAATTTGAATAACCTCCTGCCTGATCCGGTAGCAACCGTATTTCCCTATTCGGAAGAAAGTTTTGTCTATCAGCGGGACTCCTCGTTTGGAGGGAACAGGTACCTGCATACGTATACCAACACCGACGAAGAGATTTTTGTTGAGATCAGCAACATCAGCAATCTGAAGGTGCTTGGGTTGTTCACTGCCGTGAAATCGGGGCAGTTATCCATCAATATGGGAACCTATCAGTTGCAGGATGGTCTGTTGCTCGTTGCCCTTACCAGTGTACGGGACCGCAAGCCTGAGGTTTCTGTGCTTGGTCTTACCGTTGATTTGCCTTCTGCATTCAGAAGAAGGATCGTTGCACTTCAGAACTGGTTTATAGACCAGCTTGCCACCATAGTTTGA
- a CDS encoding undecaprenyl-phosphate glucose phosphotransferase has translation MKSSKRSLLALKLVCDALAILFSWLLAGYLRFYIIPGGVRASFALFVQISVLVVTYTLFFISRNGLYVEDLEHSWRKQTNKLIFSAFEGFLLLVITLYFGFFAKVSRLAIGLHFFLIIIFLVTERTLLSAYIKSCYRKGRYNRKILLVGYGDNLQNYERALHSKSILGINLVGQYDGQGTAIVGCRQLHADSLRTVVEQTQPDLVVISYPGTEYERQQAMVAQGLDLLNEKVVLLPSLPESYIGTQISDFRWIPMLTLNAADIGAFQRMAKRLFDIVACSIGVAIISPILLLLAVLVKLSSPGPVIYKQRRVTRDEKIFTMYKFRSMRSDIAEGTAHWTEENDPRVTKIGRFLRRTSLDELPQLFNVIGGSMSLIGPRPERPELVEKFNTEIPGYRMRHRVKAGISGWAQVNGWRGNTSLERRIEFDLFYIRNWSMLFDLKIVLYTFFRGFVNENAY, from the coding sequence ATGAAGAGTTCAAAACGTTCCTTGCTTGCTTTGAAGTTGGTTTGTGATGCCCTGGCTATTCTTTTCTCCTGGTTGCTTGCCGGATACTTGCGTTTCTATATCATTCCTGGAGGTGTTCGCGCCTCTTTTGCCCTGTTCGTCCAGATTTCAGTATTGGTGGTGACCTATACGCTTTTTTTCATCAGTCGCAACGGGTTGTATGTTGAGGATTTGGAGCACTCGTGGCGCAAACAGACGAACAAGTTGATCTTCAGTGCTTTCGAGGGGTTTCTGTTGCTGGTGATCACCCTGTATTTCGGATTCTTTGCAAAGGTGAGCCGTCTGGCAATCGGGTTGCACTTCTTTCTCATCATCATTTTTTTAGTTACCGAGCGAACCCTCCTATCCGCTTATATCAAGAGCTGTTACCGTAAAGGCAGGTATAACCGGAAAATTCTCTTGGTTGGATATGGGGACAATCTGCAAAACTATGAGCGGGCGCTACACAGCAAAAGCATTCTTGGCATCAACCTGGTCGGCCAGTACGACGGACAGGGAACGGCGATCGTAGGGTGCCGTCAGTTGCATGCCGATTCACTTCGCACCGTTGTAGAACAGACCCAGCCCGACCTTGTGGTTATTTCCTATCCCGGCACCGAGTATGAGCGGCAGCAGGCCATGGTTGCCCAAGGCCTTGATTTGCTCAATGAGAAAGTGGTTCTGCTTCCATCCCTTCCCGAATCGTATATAGGTACCCAGATTTCCGACTTCCGTTGGATCCCGATGCTCACGCTCAATGCTGCCGATATCGGTGCTTTCCAACGGATGGCCAAGCGTTTGTTCGATATTGTGGCTTGCAGTATCGGAGTTGCAATAATTTCTCCGATTCTCCTTCTGCTGGCTGTCCTGGTGAAGCTCTCTTCTCCCGGACCGGTTATTTACAAGCAGAGGCGGGTGACGCGGGATGAGAAAATCTTTACGATGTACAAGTTCAGGAGCATGCGCAGCGATATTGCAGAGGGTACCGCCCATTGGACGGAGGAGAATGATCCAAGGGTTACCAAAATCGGAAGGTTTTTACGCAGGACCAGCTTGGATGAGCTTCCACAGTTGTTCAATGTGATCGGCGGTTCCATGAGTTTGATCGGTCCGAGGCCCGAGCGTCCTGAGTTGGTGGAGAAGTTCAATACCGAGATTCCCGGCTATAGGATGCGGCATCGTGTGAAAGCCGGCATCTCCGGTTGGGCCCAGGTTAATGGATGGAGAGGCAATACGTCGTTGGAACGGCGTATTGAATTTGATCTTTTTTATATCCGTAACTGGAGTATGCTGTTTGATCTGAAGATCGTACTGTATACGTTCTTCAGAGGTTTTGTGAATGAGAATGCATATTAG
- a CDS encoding VIT1/CCC1 transporter family protein, translating to MEQKSISKKTMQVLLYLQKGELTEHLIYQNLAKRVKDKHNSEILQRIGEEELRHARIWEKMTGKQVKPNRIKAWFYSMLALLLGYTFVLKKMEKGEDKATKGYASLIAEVPQAKQISEDEDRHEQQLLAMLDEERLQYIGSMVLGLSDALVELSGTLAGLTFALQNTRLIALSGLITGISATLSMASSEYLSAKNSGDKNAAKSSMYTGIAYLFTVAFMVLPYLLLESYVLALVLMLAAVVVIIMLFTYYTSVAKDLPFGRRFLEMALISLGVAAISFVIGILVKRFLGIEI from the coding sequence ATGGAACAGAAATCAATAAGCAAGAAAACCATGCAGGTCCTTCTCTATCTTCAAAAAGGGGAGCTGACCGAGCATCTGATCTATCAGAACCTTGCAAAACGAGTGAAGGACAAGCACAACAGTGAAATTCTTCAGCGCATTGGTGAAGAAGAGCTCAGACATGCCAGAATCTGGGAAAAAATGACGGGAAAGCAAGTCAAACCCAATAGGATCAAGGCATGGTTCTACAGTATGCTCGCCCTACTGCTCGGCTATACCTTCGTCCTGAAAAAAATGGAAAAAGGAGAGGATAAGGCTACCAAGGGCTATGCCTCCCTTATAGCAGAGGTACCGCAGGCAAAGCAAATCTCCGAGGACGAGGACAGGCATGAACAGCAACTGCTTGCCATGCTCGACGAAGAACGACTCCAATACATCGGCTCCATGGTGCTTGGTCTCAGCGACGCCCTGGTCGAACTCTCGGGAACCTTGGCTGGTCTGACCTTCGCCTTGCAGAACACCCGCCTCATTGCACTATCGGGCCTGATCACCGGAATTTCCGCCACCCTTTCCATGGCTTCGAGCGAGTATCTCTCGGCGAAGAACAGTGGTGACAAGAATGCGGCAAAGAGCAGTATGTACACCGGTATCGCCTACCTCTTCACCGTTGCATTCATGGTCCTGCCCTACCTGCTTTTGGAAAGCTACGTCCTCGCCCTGGTTCTCATGCTTGCCGCAGTGGTGGTGATCATCATGCTGTTCACCTACTACACATCGGTTGCCAAGGATCTTCCTTTCGGCAGGCGTTTCCTGGAAATGGCACTCATCAGCCTCGGTGTGGCTGCCATATCGTTTGTGATTGGAATCCTGGTAAAGCGATTCCTGGGAATTGAAATCTGA
- the xylA gene encoding xylose isomerase, giving the protein MQYFVGEQEYFKGIGKIEFEGKGSKNPLAFKYYDAKKKIAGKTMEEHLRFATAYWHSFCADGTDPFGNSTIDFPFRKADKYANAIAKADAAFEFFTKLGTPFYCFHDIDASPDYEAVSEYEKTYHKIADELLVRQKASGIKLLWNTANVFSHPNYMNGAATNPDFNVVARAAVQVKNSLDVNVKLGGANYVFWGGREGYMSLLNTDMKREQEHLARFLTMARDYGRSIGFKGTFLIEPKPMEPTKHQYDYDAATTIGFLKNWGLEHDFKCNIEANHATLAGHTFSHDLQVCADHGMLGSVDANQGDSINGWDTDEFPTNIYETTQAMLVILRNGGLGNGGLNFDAKRRRNSTDLEDLFIAHIGGMDSFALGLEVAGKILEDGVIDSFVKERYSSFDQGEGKKFEDGKLGLAELAELGRSAKIEKKSGKQEYLNNLLNSYLFG; this is encoded by the coding sequence ATGCAGTATTTTGTCGGAGAACAAGAGTATTTCAAAGGAATCGGCAAGATTGAGTTCGAAGGAAAGGGCAGTAAAAACCCTTTGGCTTTCAAATATTATGATGCTAAGAAGAAAATCGCCGGAAAGACGATGGAGGAGCACCTGCGCTTTGCCACCGCTTACTGGCACAGCTTCTGCGCCGATGGTACCGACCCGTTCGGCAATTCCACCATCGACTTCCCGTTCCGCAAGGCTGACAAGTATGCGAATGCCATCGCCAAGGCTGATGCAGCTTTCGAATTTTTCACCAAGCTGGGAACTCCGTTCTACTGCTTCCACGACATCGATGCCTCCCCGGATTACGAAGCGGTGTCCGAGTATGAGAAGACCTACCACAAGATTGCAGATGAGTTGCTGGTCCGTCAGAAGGCCAGCGGGATCAAGCTGCTATGGAATACCGCCAATGTATTCTCACACCCCAACTACATGAATGGGGCGGCGACCAATCCTGATTTCAATGTCGTGGCGCGTGCCGCTGTACAGGTAAAGAACAGCCTCGATGTGAACGTCAAGCTCGGTGGTGCCAACTACGTCTTCTGGGGTGGCCGTGAGGGCTACATGAGTCTTCTGAACACCGATATGAAGCGCGAGCAGGAGCACCTTGCAAGGTTCTTGACGATGGCCAGGGACTATGGGCGCAGCATCGGGTTCAAGGGAACCTTTCTGATCGAGCCCAAGCCGATGGAGCCGACCAAGCACCAGTACGACTATGATGCCGCCACCACCATCGGGTTCCTGAAGAATTGGGGGTTGGAGCACGACTTCAAGTGCAACATCGAAGCAAACCATGCAACCTTGGCCGGTCATACGTTCAGCCACGATCTGCAGGTCTGCGCCGATCACGGCATGCTGGGCAGTGTTGATGCAAACCAAGGCGATTCGATCAACGGCTGGGATACCGACGAATTCCCGACCAACATCTATGAGACCACACAGGCGATGCTGGTGATCCTGAGAAACGGCGGACTCGGAAATGGTGGTTTGAATTTCGATGCGAAGAGAAGACGCAACTCAACCGACCTCGAGGATTTGTTCATTGCTCACATCGGCGGCATGGACAGCTTCGCCCTGGGCCTTGAAGTCGCCGGGAAGATCCTGGAGGACGGTGTCATCGACTCCTTCGTAAAGGAACGCTATAGCTCTTTCGACCAGGGAGAAGGCAAGAAGTTCGAGGACGGCAAGCTTGGTTTGGCTGAACTTGCTGAACTCGGCCGCTCAGCCAAGATTGAGAAGAAGAGCGGAAAGCAGGAGTACTTGAACAACCTGTTGAACTCCTATTTGTTCGGTTAA